gtttgaatgtgcctttggtatatttcgcttTTTTCtatacaatataatataaaaagaagatgtggtacgattgccaatgagacaactcttcacaacagACCGAaagacatagaaattaacaactataggtcatcttacggccttcaacaatgagcaaatcccataccgcatagtcagctatagaaaccccgaaatgacaaatgtatttacaattcaaacgagaacactaacggcataattaatatacaaaataatgagcgaaaaacaaatatttaacacagcaacaaacgacaaccactgaattacagcctGCATAAGACTGTTATGATGCTTTCGTATATTATGTGATAAAACTTTGTCAATCTTTCAAAGAGCTTCACACGGCTAAGTTGGAAGTTCACATGTATTCAGGAGGATAGAGGGGTTggacgtttttttttaaacttgactATTCTACATAATTGAAGTATATCTCATGCCATTCCATTAGTTTCTTAACCTTGCAAAACAAGTTTGAATCTGAGGCAATGCTTAATTGTTCCGTATTAATACACGTCATATGGGAATATAGGCTTAtatcaattagacagcaaccacATATAACGATACAccttctataggtcaacgtacTCTGTATTTGCACTGCACGTAAATAAAACTACTTCCTATGAACTAAATGTATGTtgaagacctataatggtttacttttactaattgtgacttgTTGGAGAGTtatcccattggcactcataccacatattcttatatctatgtattcAATCGCTTTGAATGAAGTTTAATAAAGCACCTAGAAAAAAGGGCAATCAACTAAATATCTCCTTGGTAAAAAATGATAAGACCAGCTAAAGAGATAATgctagaatagaaaataaatgtaaacagTTATAACGAAATTCAATCATAATTTAATCAaccaataaaaaaacatataggTTTTCAACAGACGAATGTTTGTGTGGGACAGATCACTTTGTAGCCGGATAGCCAGTCCATTCTTTGTCACGTGACAGTTTAATAGgcctgcaaaataaaaataaaagaatcatgaatattcatagaaCTGAAGAGGTTGGTAAACGAAAGGTCAATATAATGAGATTAGCTTCACATATGATAATAACAAACCTTtgattacaaaatagaaaaaaaaatgatatcataaTGATGTACAAGAACATCATAGTTTTGACAATGTTTTGGCCTATATTATGACAGAAAATGAATAACGTTTATCTAAATTTGCATATTTAATACTGTAAATAACGTTTTTTATTCATGGTTTTCCAAAGTGTGACTTTTAGGTTCAAATTAAGAAATTCAGGgccctatttttcttttttgtagtaTCCATAAAACTGTTAAATGATAAAGTTTGGCTTATTTAATCGAGGAATTAACTTGAGCTGACATTTTCACATTCATACCAGAGCAAAAACTTAATTACATTTCATAGCTTACCTTGCTGTAACCTTTTCCGTATCCACCTCCTCTTCCGAATCCGCCACCGAATCCACCTCCGAATCCGCCTCCGAATCCACCTCCGTATCCACCATATCCACCTCCGTATCCGCCTTTACCGTATCCACCTCCGTATCCGCCTCCATATCCACCTCCCCATCCACCTAGACCTCCATATCCGCCTCCGTATCCGCCTTTTCCACCACCATATCCTCCGTATCCACCACCTTTACCGTATCCACCTCCATATCCACCTCCGTATCCACCGTATCCTCCTCCCCATCCACCTAGGCCTCCATATCCACCACCTTTACCGTATCCACCTCCGTATCCACCTCCGTATCCACCGCCATATCCTCCATATCCACCACCGTATCCTCCTAGGCCTCCATATCCACCACCTCCTTTACCGTATCCACCTCCGTAACCACCGAATCCGAATCCACCACCTCCCCATCCACCGCCTCCTCGTCCACCTCCCCATCCTCCTTTACCATATCCACCGCCGTAACCACCACCATAGCCAAAGGCACAGGCTGCTGCTACACAGACGGCTAATACTACTAACTTTAACATGTTGTCTGAAGAAACAAAATAATAAGTTTAAATCAGAATATCATTTTTGCATGTGTTTCAAATGTATTAAGGAATTAAACATTGGATATATCATCTGTTTTGCAAAAATACGAACAGGCTTAGAATCTTGGGACTATTACAACCAATCGTGttacttttaaaattaacaaGTACATTGCAATAATAGCAGTTTCCTACTAGAAGACACCAACCTATCAATCACTCAACCAATCAGTAGGTTAAAATGTAGTAATATGTATTGAATATAGAATTAAagagatatgatatgattgccaatgagacatctatccaccagagttcaaaagAAGAGGATgtcaaaacaattttcaaaaaaaaaatgtttgttatcaCTTATATAAAGATCATGGTGAACAGCAAAGACTAAATGCATACACgacttttaaattgtaaatttattaTGATAGTACCATAGTTCCTAACTCTTTTTacacaaattaaaatattaagaaatagttaaaatgaaagaaaaaaaaagcgcAAGATACCAAGATGATATTAAATACTCATAAAcggacaatgccatggcaaacaaaaagaaaattgtcgaaaagacaaacaagttcTGATAATATTACAACAAccgtattttaaataaatatttagctGTAAAGGTATGTTTATATATATCACTTTGGGGTTACATATTTTTATACGGCGTGCGGAGGATTTTTCATGCTTTTTGAATGGAGTAAATTTATCTCAaggaaatataaacattttagaTGGATATGCATAAAAGAAGATATGTGAACGGGACAGTAATCCATATTTAGACTGTtctttgaattttaaaacaaTGCAAACTTCTTTAAACTTTGGTGCCAAAGACTAAACTGATTGAAAGGTGATCCCTTATGTAAATTAAGCCAAAACATTCTTTGGTTAAGTTATAATGATTATTTCTATTAAATCAGCTTTATGTATGGTACTACTTTCTAGACCACTGTATAGAACATGGATTCTTTCATAAATATACAAAGTTTCAGCAAACGTATAGAAACAGTTTCGAAAATCAACAAAAGAAGTGAAAATTGAGTTTTGTTGTAAAATAAGGTGAGTAATTATGATTACTTTTAAATTGAATTAGCTCCGTATTTATTATAgaaacagatattttatttaagCTACGCAAACTCGCTACACTAAATGTGACTTTTTCTTACTCacaatgttttaatttcaaaagcaTGAAACGATTTGATAATGTTTAGAATTAAGAGTTAACAATGCAGTCGATCGAATGCATGCATAAATTTAACATGAAACAAGAGAATGTTTCAGTGCCCTaaaatgctttatgaaatctcgAGAGAAATCTGGAGACTAGGTTATTCTAAGCAACTTACCTTAGTGGATGAGGAAAATAGGTACTGTTCTATTCGGCCGGTCTGGGGGGTTTATATACAGCCGGCCTAAACCATAATCTGCATAACTATAAAAATATGACTGATTGTCCTGTCAGGAAGTTAGAACCatgacaaagaaataaaattaacctTATACTACTTATACGTTTATTTACATTTAATGTGTAAGTTTATGGCTCTTCATCTACTAAATGTGTCAATCAATTTTGGGGTTATCCTTCAAAGAGTGACCATCTTTGTCCTTACGAGTTTCCTATCCGCTACAAAAATTAACTAAAATATACTTTTACGACTTTGTGGTCCAAACAAGTTGTAACTTGCTATATGTATATTattgaatcaaaattaaactttggtaACCTATCATAAATTATCAATTCAATATGAATTTGCCCTGCTTTCTTCTATACTAACACGCTGATATAGTTTTATAGCGTGCTAACTCTCGATATTACAGTGCTCAGGAACTCATGTAACTCAGATTCTGACTCGGCTTGATCATGCTTTTACTATTGACAGGAAAGTTGCAAAAAACAATGTTCATGTCTTTGGCTTTTTTTAAGAGATTCACAAACTCAAAATAGGTGGCTTTTTTTAAAGAGAATCACAAACTCAAAacaattgggtttttttttaaagagaatcaaaaactaaaaaaaaaataaatattcaagacCATCGAGAAATTTAACGATCTCTTGGGTTTTATACAGTTTTGACAGCATGCAACTTCAGTATGTGTTTAGACGATCTTGACTGTTTTTGACTTTCCGATAAGAATTTTTCTAAATAGTAGGACTTTCAATATCTAGTGTATGACTACATGATTTCTTATCGGCCAATTATTAAGTACTTTCGTTTCACTAACTGCTAACATGCTCTAAAAAGATaggatttgtatttttatattatgtcTTTGTTAGGGCTATTCTAAAGGGATGTTATAATAGAGGTGTCTGGGGTGTCAAAATGtaccttatttttttatttaactaaaattgttattatttaaatcacagtaattctatgtttttttttttgtttttttttaaatcaattgaaGTCAGTTTGTTTTATCACTTTAACATTTGTCGTTTCGAGGCCTGTTTTAGCTTATTGTTACTTTGCACTATGGGTTTTACCGACCGTGCAAGAAACTCATGGAAATTCAAGGTCGTTAAAACCCACCCTCGTCAGTTTTTCTCAGTGTCGAAGGCCATACGGCGACCTTTAATTGTTATactatgtcatttagtctctatcatgaaaataatgtatttgatattgttaaattatattttaaaattgaaataataaaggTTTATAAGAATTGAAGTGAATTAAAGACCTAATTTATGTCAAGTCGGtctaattttcacaaaaaaatacttaaaataacaCACCGAGTTTAAAGATTTCGATTGTTTTACTGTCATAGAGTGACATTTTGTCTGGCTATGTTTCCAATATTTTAAgtcaaatgtatgaaatatcaaACGAAACTGTCATAACTAAATTGTTATTGTTAGAAGATTGTACATATTGTTATCAAAACACAAAAGTCTTACTATATCGTCGTGTATGTCTTGCTATGTTATCGTTTAGGGGTTTTTATACTTCGCAAATATTGTATTTTCCACAACTATTTTAGTTCATTCACATACATGGCGTTTAAAACAACAGTTGATATCACATTATTTCCACATTTAACGAGGTTTGTTTCTATTGAAACTCAAAggtaaaaacatttataatttacAAGGCTGAATAAATTGCAATCTAACATGTAATATCTACACATACAGTTTTATAAgctatatttgttttgtttaaattccCAGGTTTATAATCGCTTCAGCTTCTATTTCAACAAGACAATAAAATATCTACATATATTAAAGCTGTACGCTTTAGTTTCGGGTGTCTTTTTTGTTGGTGGACATGCTCATGCTATTGATGATTGCAGTGGCTTCAGTCCAATATGTTGGAATATAATAATGTTTTCCATATAATCAATGATAAAAGCTTAATTTTTTTGTCTACCCTCATATTCAAAATCAAGACAAATAACCAAGTTTaagtaaattataaatttccAGTCCAATAGTAACTCTTGTGTTGAAATGGAATATTATTTAtgcgttcatttttttgtaaatttacgtTAAACTTTGGTTGAATAATTCGAAACACTTATTTTTCTATCTTTATGCATGGGTAAGCTAGCAcaacatttttttgtacttttggtTTTCATTACATGACAATTTTGTTTACACTTCTATTCAATTCCAGTGCAACTGTTGTGGTAGTAAAGACAGCAACATACATATGTGTTACTAAATTGTAAGCCTACTAGTATCTGTGATTAGTACAGTTCTCTGGATGAATGTAACTTATGGTGGACGTTTCGTTATCAAGGATATAACAAGCTCCGATGTATTCATTATGTtttgacatggcgttgtcagtttattttgacatggtgttgtcagtttattctgacatggcgtggtcagtttattttgacATGGCGTGGTCAGTTTATTCTGGTTTTATGAACTTGAATattcctttgatatctttcgtctaAAACTTTGTTTAGCGGCTTTGTTTTCGTCTAAAACTTTGTTCAGCCGCTTTGTTTTCGTCTAAAACTTTGTTTAGCGGCTTTGCTTCCGctgaatcgatttatgactatcgaacagcggtatactactgcaagttccaacatgtccaatatcaTTGCACagatattttcagaaaaaatgccaaaatatttttgtttagaaaactagatataacaattacaaaaaaaaaacaaaaaacaacaccCAAACAGCAAGGAATGGGAACAGCTGTTTTTAACACTCCTTTCTGTTTTATTAAAGGGAAggtataaaacatattttgtacttgtaatttgattttttaaaatgtgatTCATACCTTCATTAAATAAGATATATGTATCTACGTTGGTCAGTTCTTAAAATGAAACACAGTAGgaattattcattaaatttgtCTTCAAGTTAAGAATCTGGAATATaagtatggcaagccgttctcgtcaaaactatgtttaaaccatttttcgaaaaatttacacactgagaattaaaattacacactgagaattaaaaaatacacactgagaatttaaaaaatacacactgagatttcataaagacgcactgagattacaaaaatgaaaaaca
The window above is part of the Mytilus galloprovincialis chromosome 4, xbMytGall1.hap1.1, whole genome shotgun sequence genome. Proteins encoded here:
- the LOC143073649 gene encoding uncharacterized protein LOC143073649; the encoded protein is MLKLVVLAVCVAAACAFGYGGGYGGGYGKGGWGGGRGGGGWGGGGFGFGGYGGGYGKGGGGYGGLGGYGGGYGGYGGGYGGGYGGGYGKGGGYGGLGGWGGGYGGYGGGYGGGYGKGGGYGGYGGGKGGYGGGYGGLGGWGGGYGGGYGGGYGKGGYGGGYGGYGGGFGGGFGGGFGGGFGRGGGYGKGYSKAY